From one Thermodesulfobacteriota bacterium genomic stretch:
- a CDS encoding 4Fe-4S binding protein: protein HVKLQPIDFSTKGVFVCGLAHSPKPVDEAIAQGLGAASRASVILSKDNTTVEGIVSHVDEHLCRGCGECVQACPYGAIEVEDRKEDKKVAHVQEALCKGCGACSVACPTGAASVFHYEDQEVLTMVEAALN from the coding sequence CCCACGTTAAACTGCAGCCCATCGACTTTTCTACCAAGGGGGTATTTGTCTGCGGCCTGGCCCATTCGCCCAAACCGGTGGACGAGGCCATCGCTCAAGGCCTGGGCGCGGCGTCTAGGGCCTCGGTCATACTTTCTAAAGACAACACTACGGTTGAAGGCATTGTCTCTCATGTGGATGAGCATTTGTGTCGGGGCTGCGGCGAATGTGTTCAAGCCTGTCCTTATGGTGCTATTGAAGTCGAGGATAGAAAAGAGGATAAAAAAGTGGCCCATGTGCAGGAAGCGCTTTGCAAAGGATGCGGCGCCTGCTCTGTCGCCTGCCCCACCGGCGCAGCCTCGGTTTTTCACTATGAAGACCAGGAGGTGCTGACCATGGTGGAAGCCGCTTTGAATTGA
- a CDS encoding hydrogenase iron-sulfur subunit has product MTEEFNPKIIAFACNWCAYSAADLAGVSRLQYPSNVRIIRVMCSGRVTPGFILKALQKGADGVLVAGUHIGDCHYLDGNVKAEKMFQTTQELVKLLGIDHERIHLEWISSAEGARFAEVVRDFTEKIKSKGPAQLRQAA; this is encoded by the coding sequence ATGACCGAAGAATTCAATCCAAAAATTATCGCTTTTGCCTGCAACTGGTGCGCCTATTCTGCCGCCGACCTGGCAGGTGTGTCTCGGTTGCAGTATCCGTCAAACGTTCGCATCATCCGTGTGATGTGCAGCGGTCGGGTCACACCCGGTTTTATTCTCAAAGCCCTTCAAAAGGGTGCCGACGGTGTGCTGGTGGCCGGGTGACACATCGGTGACTGCCATTACCTGGATGGTAATGTAAAGGCCGAAAAAATGTTCCAAACGACACAAGAACTGGTAAAGCTTCTTGGTATTGACCATGAAAGAATTCATCTCGAATGGATTTCGTCTGCAGAGGGCGCCCGTTTTGCCGAAGTCGTAAGAGATTTTACCGAAAAGATTAAATCTAAAGGGCCGGCCCAGCTAAGGCAGGCAGCTTAG
- a CDS encoding FAD-dependent oxidoreductase, with protein sequence MSKNILVIGGGIAGIQASLDLGEMGFKVHLVESLPSIGGKMAQLDKTFPTNDCAI encoded by the coding sequence GTGAGTAAAAACATTCTTGTTATCGGAGGAGGAATTGCCGGAATCCAGGCATCCCTTGACCTTGGCGAAATGGGGTTTAAAGTTCACCTAGTGGAAAGTCTGCCCAGCATCGGCGGAAAGATGGCCCAACTGGACAAAACCTTTCCCACCAATGACTGTGCCATCTGA
- a CDS encoding 4Fe-4S binding protein, which translates to MLDVGRHPNIELLAYTEVEKVAGEAGNFKATIRRKARFVEEDKCTGCGACTEKCPTVVPDAFNVGQGSRSAIYSWFAQGIPSTHTIDPDHCRQLNGKKCGICAKTCQAEAINFDQQDRTIKLDVGAIIVAIGYDVFDPSRIPEYNYKALPNVITALEFERFLSASGPTGGHLDRPSDRAIEAEIKGLEKKVKKSQKMLDKFEKKYNENSADFYNAFLNGEYKDEKDHKKWADKYAAHVANATPLEALKKKAESFTSAKKLAFIQCVGSRDFRFYPFCSGYCCMHSIKEAIIAHEHGPETTSTIFGMDIRAVGKGFEEYKVRGGNNSNISYRRGRVAEINEGANHNPIVIYEDTLAQTVKREEFDLVILATACAPSKGTTQLAQLLDIEVNEFGFFQTTSSHPLDTTRQGIFVCGCAHGPMDIPESVAQASSAASRAVQTVVGEEMRKAS; encoded by the coding sequence ATGCTGGATGTCGGTCGACATCCCAATATCGAGCTTTTGGCCTATACCGAAGTGGAAAAAGTAGCAGGCGAGGCAGGCAATTTTAAAGCAACCATTAGAAGAAAAGCCCGTTTCGTGGAAGAAGACAAATGTACCGGATGCGGGGCCTGCACGGAAAAGTGCCCGACAGTTGTTCCCGATGCATTTAATGTCGGCCAGGGGTCTCGCAGTGCCATTTACAGCTGGTTCGCACAAGGAATCCCCTCCACCCACACCATCGATCCCGATCATTGCCGTCAGCTAAACGGCAAGAAGTGCGGTATCTGTGCAAAGACCTGCCAGGCCGAAGCAATCAATTTTGATCAGCAAGATAGGACGATCAAACTCGATGTGGGGGCTATCATTGTTGCGATCGGTTATGATGTTTTTGATCCTTCACGAATCCCGGAGTATAATTATAAGGCCCTGCCCAACGTTATCACCGCACTTGAGTTCGAAAGATTCTTAAGTGCCAGCGGGCCCACCGGTGGCCATCTGGATCGCCCATCGGACCGGGCCATTGAAGCTGAAATTAAAGGGCTGGAAAAGAAAGTGAAGAAATCACAAAAAATGCTGGACAAATTTGAAAAGAAATATAATGAAAATTCTGCAGATTTTTATAACGCATTTTTAAACGGTGAATATAAAGATGAAAAAGATCATAAAAAATGGGCGGACAAATATGCCGCACATGTGGCCAACGCCACTCCGCTCGAAGCTTTGAAGAAAAAGGCCGAAAGCTTTACCTCAGCGAAAAAACTGGCTTTCATCCAGTGCGTCGGTTCGCGTGATTTCAGGTTCTACCCGTTTTGTTCCGGATACTGCTGCATGCATTCCATCAAGGAAGCGATCATTGCTCACGAGCATGGCCCTGAAACCACCTCCACCATTTTTGGAATGGATATCAGAGCGGTGGGAAAAGGATTTGAAGAATACAAGGTTCGTGGCGGAAATAATTCCAACATCAGCTATCGCCGTGGCAGGGTTGCCGAAATCAATGAAGGTGCGAATCATAACCCGATTGTAATCTATGAAGATACTTTAGCGCAAACAGTCAAAAGAGAAGAATTCGATTTGGTAATACTGGCCACAGCCTGCGCACCGAGCAAGGGAACAACGCAGTTGGCCCAACTTCTTGACATTGAAGTCAACGAGTTCGGATTTTTCCAAACCACATCTTCCCACCCCCTTGATACCACCCGGCAAGGCATTTTCGTATGCGGCTGTGCTCACGGTCCCATGGATATCCCGGAATCCGTTGCCCAGGCCAGTAGCGCTGCATCCAGGGCGGTACAGACAGTGGTGGGGGAAGAAATGCGTAAAGCGTCGTAA